From the genome of Pseudomonas yamanorum, one region includes:
- a CDS encoding YeeE/YedE family protein, whose amino-acid sequence MSLSLSTTPARKPLAPLLAFVILLFGAIFLQNSVGSRQVLLLVVGAALGLTLYHAAFGFTSAWRVFITDRRGAGLRAQMVMLAIAVLLFFPALGAGTLFGQPVVGLVAPAGVSVVFGAFIFGIGMQLGGGCASGTLFTVGGGNARMLVTLFFFICGSLIATHHVDWWFSLPSFPAVSIVKSFGVVPALLLSLAVFGIIAAVTVRLEKGRHGQLEAGVTSEHQGLRRFLRGPWPLVWGAIGLALLNYATLALAGRPWGITSAFALWGAKVASGLGVDVGSWVFWQMPGNAKALAAPVWEDITSVMDIGIILGALLAAGLAGRFAPSLKIPARSLFAAVIGGLLLGYGSRLAYGCNIGAYFSGIASGSLHGWVWLVAAFIGNSVGVRLRPFFFAGERPQVALSGC is encoded by the coding sequence ATGAGCCTTTCCCTCTCTACAACCCCTGCGCGCAAGCCGCTCGCGCCCCTGCTGGCGTTTGTCATTCTGCTGTTCGGCGCCATCTTCCTGCAAAACAGCGTCGGCTCGCGCCAAGTGCTGTTGCTGGTGGTCGGCGCCGCACTGGGCCTGACGCTGTACCACGCCGCTTTCGGCTTCACCTCGGCCTGGCGGGTGTTCATCACCGACCGACGTGGCGCGGGCTTGCGTGCACAGATGGTGATGCTGGCGATTGCCGTGCTGCTGTTCTTCCCCGCGCTGGGAGCCGGCACCTTGTTCGGCCAACCCGTGGTCGGGCTGGTGGCGCCGGCCGGGGTGTCGGTGGTGTTCGGGGCATTCATCTTCGGCATCGGCATGCAGCTGGGCGGCGGCTGTGCGTCCGGCACCCTGTTCACCGTGGGCGGCGGTAATGCGCGCATGCTGGTGACCTTGTTCTTCTTTATCTGCGGTTCGTTGATCGCGACTCACCACGTCGACTGGTGGTTCTCGCTGCCTTCGTTCCCGGCGGTTTCCATCGTCAAAAGCTTCGGCGTGGTGCCGGCCTTGCTGCTGAGCCTGGCGGTGTTCGGGATCATCGCGGCAGTCACCGTGCGCCTGGAAAAAGGCCGTCACGGGCAGCTCGAAGCCGGCGTCACCAGCGAACACCAGGGCCTGCGCCGCTTCCTGCGCGGGCCGTGGCCATTGGTGTGGGGCGCAATTGGCTTGGCCCTGCTCAACTACGCCACCCTGGCACTGGCCGGGCGGCCGTGGGGCATCACTTCCGCGTTCGCGCTGTGGGGCGCCAAGGTCGCCAGCGGGTTGGGCGTGGACGTGGGTAGCTGGGTGTTCTGGCAAATGCCGGGCAACGCCAAGGCCCTGGCAGCGCCGGTATGGGAAGACATTACCAGCGTGATGGACATCGGCATCATCCTTGGTGCGCTGTTGGCTGCGGGATTGGCCGGGCGCTTTGCCCCAAGCCTGAAGATTCCGGCACGCTCGCTGTTCGCCGCGGTGATCGGTGGGTTGCTGCTGGGTTACGGCTCGCGACTGGCGTACGGCTGCAATATCGGCGCGTACTTCAGCGGGATTGCGTCGGGTAGCCTGCATGGCTGGGTGTGGTTGGTGGCGGCGTTTATCGGCAACAGCGTGGGCGTGCGGTTGCGGCCGTTCTTCTTTGCAGGTGAGCGCCCGCAAGTGGCATTGAGCGGTTGCTGA
- a CDS encoding c-type cytochrome, which translates to MSIRKTFIASLGILSLVQTSLSFADNVNGKNIYLQRCAMCHGADIKGTGPLANKSNPPTPDLTTTTFKKRLSDYPGVIVSSVILRPNGDLIPRTLRENGVKLSPFTWKVQDFRDLNQYMSGVISKSR; encoded by the coding sequence ATGAGCATAAGAAAAACATTCATCGCGTCGCTGGGGATTTTATCGCTGGTTCAAACGTCACTGTCCTTTGCGGACAACGTTAACGGGAAAAACATTTATCTGCAGCGATGCGCCATGTGCCACGGTGCGGATATCAAAGGCACGGGGCCCTTGGCGAATAAAAGCAATCCGCCTACGCCTGACCTGACAACGACTACTTTCAAAAAACGCTTGAGTGATTATCCGGGCGTTATCGTGTCGTCCGTCATTCTTCGTCCAAATGGCGACCTGATTCCCAGAACGTTGCGGGAGAACGGTGTGAAGCTGTCGCCGTTCACCTGGAAAGTTCAGGACTTCCGCGACTTGAATCAGTACATGAGTGGTGTGATTTCAAAAAGCCGATGA
- a CDS encoding alpha/beta hydrolase fold domain-containing protein produces MQRFNQRLAWLPRFRIRNRVTPRVIQALLRSGQMVAGNKLLKHGLQAESRRVGSVPVRIIRPKGKAKGVVLDIHGGGWVIGNAQMNDDLNVAMVNACDVAVVSVDYRLAVNTPVEGILEDCLAAARWLLADCEEFAGLPVIVVGESAGGHLAAATLLALKQWPELLARVSGTVLYYGVYDLTGTPSVRTAGRETLLLDGPGMVEALRLLTPGLSDEQRRQPSLSPLYGDLAGLPPALMFVGDLDPLLDDTLQMAERWAGSEVYLLPQAAHGFIHFPTAMSGRVLAYSREWITGRLRSVS; encoded by the coding sequence ATGCAGCGCTTCAACCAAAGGCTCGCGTGGTTACCGCGTTTTCGCATCCGCAACCGCGTGACGCCCCGGGTGATCCAGGCGCTGTTGCGCTCCGGCCAGATGGTGGCCGGCAACAAGTTGCTCAAGCATGGCCTTCAGGCAGAAAGCCGGCGGGTGGGCTCTGTGCCGGTGCGCATCATCCGGCCGAAGGGCAAGGCCAAGGGCGTGGTGCTGGATATCCATGGCGGCGGCTGGGTGATCGGCAATGCACAGATGAATGACGACCTCAACGTGGCCATGGTCAACGCGTGCGACGTGGCGGTGGTGTCGGTGGATTATCGACTGGCGGTGAACACGCCGGTGGAAGGGATTCTGGAAGACTGCTTGGCTGCGGCGCGCTGGTTGCTCGCGGACTGTGAGGAGTTTGCTGGCCTGCCGGTGATCGTCGTCGGCGAGTCTGCCGGTGGGCATCTGGCAGCGGCGACGTTGCTGGCGCTGAAGCAATGGCCCGAGTTGCTGGCGCGGGTGAGCGGGACGGTGCTGTATTACGGCGTCTACGATTTGACCGGCACACCGAGTGTGCGCACGGCGGGGCGGGAAACGCTGTTGCTGGACGGGCCGGGCATGGTAGAAGCGCTGCGCTTGCTGACGCCGGGCTTAAGTGATGAGCAGCGTCGGCAGCCGTCGTTGTCACCGTTGTATGGCGACCTTGCGGGGCTGCCGCCGGCACTGATGTTTGTGGGGGATCTGGACCCGCTGCTGGACGACACGCTGCAGATGGCGGAGCGATGGGCGGGGTCTGAGGTGTATCTGTTACCGCAGGCGGCTCATGGGTTTATTCATTTTCCGACGGCGATGTCGGGCAGGGTGCTGGCTTACAGCCGTGAGTGGATCACGGGTCGTTTACGCTCGGTTAGTTGA
- the tspO gene encoding tryptophan-rich sensory protein TspO, translating into MTLFIFLLACGAAASTGIIFKPGDWYATLVKPSFTPPNWLFPVAWTIIYLLLAWAGYRLALIPGSEIVLALWAAQIALNTLWTPVFFGAHRIFAGMVIITLLWLVVAAMVLLTVRLDLITGLILFPYLVWLSVAAALNFSILRNNR; encoded by the coding sequence GTGACGTTGTTTATTTTTCTTCTGGCCTGCGGTGCTGCGGCGAGCACCGGCATTATCTTCAAACCGGGCGACTGGTACGCCACCCTGGTCAAACCCAGCTTCACGCCTCCCAACTGGCTGTTCCCGGTCGCCTGGACCATCATCTACCTGCTGCTGGCTTGGGCCGGCTACCGCCTGGCCCTGATCCCCGGCAGCGAAATCGTGCTGGCTCTATGGGCTGCGCAGATCGCACTCAACACCCTGTGGACGCCGGTGTTCTTCGGCGCCCACCGGATTTTCGCCGGGATGGTGATCATCACGCTGCTGTGGCTGGTGGTCGCCGCCATGGTGTTGCTGACGGTGCGGCTGGATTTGATCACCGGGCTGATCCTGTTCCCGTACCTGGTGTGGCTAAGCGTTGCGGCTGCGTTGAATTTCTCCATCCTGCGCAATAACCGCTGA
- a CDS encoding DUF3630 family protein gives MEIQISETSDWQLFAAIAEVLEHGLKGEWTVKADGLDQRYWDLCVEGQTLTLHLEHYLGISLLMPGQGESLEGLSDLGLRAYRLVLPFSG, from the coding sequence ATGGAAATACAGATTTCGGAAACGTCTGACTGGCAATTGTTCGCGGCCATCGCCGAAGTGCTGGAGCACGGTTTGAAAGGCGAATGGACCGTAAAGGCCGACGGGCTGGATCAGCGCTATTGGGATTTGTGCGTCGAAGGCCAGACCCTCACCCTGCACCTAGAGCATTATCTGGGGATCAGCCTGCTCATGCCTGGCCAGGGCGAGAGCCTGGAGGGGTTGAGTGATTTGGGGTTGAGGGCGTACCGGCTGGTGCTTCCATTTTCGGGATAA
- a CDS encoding DUF6124 family protein, protein MFKITPNPPNKPDLKLHQAAQRAIDHYLNPGTDAETVLETTALFSVTSGVSSEILIANSYETVSSVSALLLDLSDELTGKDRDVALAIHQLSELSVLLIGKLMDRETPRA, encoded by the coding sequence ATGTTCAAGATAACGCCGAATCCGCCAAACAAGCCGGATCTAAAACTCCACCAGGCTGCCCAGCGCGCCATTGATCACTACCTCAATCCCGGCACCGATGCCGAGACAGTCCTAGAGACAACCGCCCTCTTCAGCGTCACCTCCGGCGTCAGCAGCGAGATCCTGATCGCCAACAGCTACGAAACCGTTTCCTCCGTCAGCGCCCTGCTGCTCGACCTGTCCGACGAACTGACCGGCAAAGACCGCGACGTGGCATTGGCCATACACCAACTGAGCGAATTGAGCGTACTGCTGATCGGCAAACTGATGGACCGCGAAACACCTCGGGCGTAG
- a CDS encoding nitroreductase family protein gives MDTQNSALLKDLLSTRRSVRSFSEEPLSLPVLETFLYAGQGCTSGDGRRTAPSAHALHPLVLRVVVRQVEGLAPGVYTYDCQAGKLSRVAGPIANGSLNSAALGDEKWLEDAPAVIAIVAKRGLAIDHFSAQQADGLRGGRYVDFEAGASAQNMYLAVTAAGLGGVVVMGFDDIKMKQALGLERALFPIALFCVGNPLK, from the coding sequence ATGGATACCCAAAACTCGGCGCTGCTCAAAGACCTTCTGTCCACCAGGCGAAGTGTCAGATCCTTCAGTGAAGAGCCGCTGAGCCTGCCCGTTCTGGAGACGTTCCTTTATGCGGGACAGGGGTGTACTTCTGGGGACGGAAGGCGAACCGCGCCATCGGCACACGCTTTGCACCCACTTGTATTGAGGGTGGTTGTGCGTCAAGTGGAAGGCCTCGCCCCTGGGGTATACACATACGATTGCCAGGCAGGAAAGCTCTCACGTGTTGCAGGTCCGATCGCAAATGGATCGTTGAACTCAGCGGCTTTGGGCGATGAAAAGTGGTTGGAAGACGCACCTGCCGTCATCGCGATCGTCGCTAAACGAGGGCTCGCAATAGATCATTTTTCGGCTCAACAGGCAGACGGTCTAAGGGGCGGGCGCTACGTTGATTTCGAAGCTGGAGCATCCGCTCAAAATATGTATTTGGCGGTCACCGCAGCGGGTCTTGGCGGTGTAGTCGTGATGGGTTTTGACGACATTAAGATGAAGCAAGCCTTGGGTCTTGAACGGGCCCTTTTTCCGATCGCCCTTTTCTGCGTAGGGAATCCTCTCAAATAG
- a CDS encoding NADAR family protein, with the protein MNDSEHLKELCARFNAGEQLSYTFFWGHQRSKTAVTASCFSQWFEAGFIVEGEHYPTAEHFMMAEKAALFDDQEIRAQVLRAPTPNAAKALGRNVRGFNDKVWLQHRYDIVVRANQAKFSQNPPLNEYLLQTGSRVIVEASPVDSIWGIGLAQDNADVNNPNLWKGLNLLGFALMQVRDGTSLPAPR; encoded by the coding sequence TTGAACGACTCTGAACATCTGAAAGAACTTTGCGCCCGTTTTAACGCTGGAGAACAGCTGAGTTATACGTTTTTCTGGGGGCACCAACGCAGCAAAACGGCCGTCACCGCTTCGTGCTTCAGCCAATGGTTCGAGGCTGGGTTCATTGTCGAGGGGGAACATTACCCTACAGCCGAACACTTCATGATGGCCGAGAAAGCGGCCTTGTTCGACGATCAGGAAATCCGTGCGCAGGTGCTCCGCGCCCCTACACCTAATGCCGCCAAAGCACTTGGCCGCAACGTGCGCGGATTCAATGACAAGGTTTGGCTGCAACACCGATACGACATCGTCGTTCGAGCGAACCAGGCCAAGTTCTCTCAGAATCCACCGTTGAACGAATACCTTCTACAAACCGGTTCGCGGGTTATTGTCGAAGCCAGCCCGGTTGATAGCATCTGGGGTATAGGGCTCGCACAGGACAATGCGGATGTGAACAATCCGAATCTGTGGAAGGGGTTGAATTTGCTGGGGTTTGCGCTGATGCAGGTGCGGGACGGGACAAGTCTGCCAGCCCCAAGGTAG
- a CDS encoding (2Fe-2S)-binding protein, with protein sequence MELRINQQTHQVDAEPDTPLLWVIRDNLGMTGTKYGCGLAQCGACSVLVDGNVVRSCVTPVSGVVGREITTIEAIESDDVGKRVVATWVEYQVAQCGYCQSGQVMAATALLKQTPKPTDAQIDAAMVNLCRCGTYNAIHAAVHDLAKGEA encoded by the coding sequence ATGGAATTACGAATTAACCAGCAGACCCACCAAGTCGATGCAGAACCCGACACGCCTCTGCTTTGGGTCATCCGCGACAACCTGGGCATGACCGGCACCAAATATGGCTGCGGTCTGGCGCAGTGTGGTGCGTGCTCTGTGCTTGTGGACGGCAATGTGGTCCGTTCCTGCGTCACGCCGGTCTCCGGTGTGGTCGGTCGGGAGATCACGACCATTGAGGCGATCGAGTCCGATGATGTCGGCAAGCGGGTGGTCGCGACCTGGGTCGAGTATCAGGTCGCTCAGTGCGGTTACTGCCAGTCCGGCCAGGTGATGGCGGCGACGGCGCTGCTCAAGCAAACGCCCAAGCCGACCGATGCGCAGATCGACGCGGCGATGGTCAATCTCTGCCGCTGTGGCACCTATAACGCGATTCATGCGGCGGTGCATGACCTTGCGAAGGGAGAGGCCTGA
- a CDS encoding xanthine dehydrogenase family protein molybdopterin-binding subunit, with amino-acid sequence MNVRIDPAALPLVAALNDPVNLSRRRFLASTAVGALVIGFGLPLGSGRVQAATAAAAGERGTQVPAFLEIRPDNTIRLLSPFIEGGQGTFTAMAQIVGEELDADPATFLVECAPPGEAFVVMENGMRITGGSMSVRMSYPTMRRLGALARAMLLEAGAQALKVPVDELSTEPGKVVHAASGRSLTYGELAGRAMDLPVPDVASVKLRDPSQFRWIGKPVKRLDAYDKSTGKALYSIDMKVDGMLHAAVQHAPRLGMMVGSLRNEDQVKAMPGVHSVHRLPGAVAVVAERWWHAKRAVESIQVDWLEPTADSKVRGMPKDFSSDEHFKRLAAETGPARDDENEGDVAGTLANAKTKIEATYHNQYLHHAQLEPPSALARFNPDGSLEIWLPNQAQDMFLADIAKRTGLDPSRITLHSPLLGGFFGRHFLYDSASPYPQAIELAKAVGRPVKLIWSREEEFLRDVLRPVAAVNFRGALDSDGWPVAIEAVSATEGPTEALAGKQGEKLDPTALEGLSGKSYAIPNKRIAQIYVKGPVMLGYWRSVGNSLNDFFYEAFLDELADKGGKDPFELRLHLLRDNPRLTTLLKAVGELSGGWKRGPFVAEDGSKRARGVAMASPFGTQTAVIAEVSIENGQVKVHDIWQAIDPGSIVNPAIVEAQVNGAVSLGLSQVLLEEAVYVDGLPRARNYDLYPVLPPSRMARVHVRVIESGEKMGGIGEPPLPAVAPAVANAVATLTGQRIRSMPLSRYSFT; translated from the coding sequence ATGAACGTTCGCATTGATCCCGCTGCCCTGCCTTTGGTCGCGGCGTTGAATGACCCGGTGAACCTGTCTCGCCGTCGTTTCCTGGCCAGTACGGCCGTGGGTGCGTTGGTGATTGGCTTTGGTCTGCCGTTGGGTTCTGGCCGGGTGCAGGCGGCCACTGCGGCGGCGGCTGGTGAGCGCGGTACGCAGGTGCCGGCGTTCCTGGAGATTCGTCCTGATAACACGATTCGTTTGCTCAGCCCCTTTATTGAAGGCGGCCAGGGTACGTTCACGGCGATGGCGCAGATTGTCGGCGAGGAGTTGGACGCCGACCCGGCCACGTTCCTGGTGGAGTGCGCCCCGCCCGGCGAAGCCTTTGTGGTGATGGAAAATGGCATGCGGATCACCGGCGGCAGTATGTCGGTGCGCATGAGTTACCCGACGATGCGCCGGCTGGGCGCGCTGGCCCGGGCGATGTTGTTGGAGGCCGGGGCACAGGCGTTGAAGGTGCCGGTGGATGAGTTGTCGACCGAGCCGGGCAAAGTGGTACACGCGGCGTCCGGGCGTTCCCTTACCTATGGCGAGTTGGCCGGGCGGGCGATGGACCTGCCGGTGCCGGACGTGGCCAGCGTGAAGCTGCGGGATCCGAGCCAGTTCCGTTGGATCGGCAAGCCGGTGAAGCGTCTGGATGCGTATGACAAGTCCACCGGCAAGGCGCTGTACAGCATTGATATGAAGGTCGACGGCATGCTCCACGCGGCGGTGCAGCATGCGCCCCGGTTGGGCATGATGGTGGGTAGCCTGCGCAATGAGGACCAGGTCAAGGCCATGCCGGGGGTCCATTCGGTGCATCGCCTGCCGGGTGCGGTGGCGGTGGTGGCTGAGCGTTGGTGGCATGCCAAGCGCGCGGTGGAGTCGATTCAGGTGGACTGGCTGGAGCCGACGGCGGATTCGAAAGTGCGCGGGATGCCGAAGGACTTTTCCAGCGACGAGCATTTCAAGCGCCTGGCCGCTGAAACCGGCCCGGCCCGGGATGATGAGAACGAGGGTGATGTGGCCGGTACGCTGGCCAATGCCAAGACCAAGATCGAGGCCACTTACCACAACCAGTATCTGCACCATGCGCAGCTGGAGCCGCCTTCGGCGCTGGCGCGTTTCAATCCTGATGGTTCGCTGGAGATCTGGTTGCCGAATCAGGCGCAGGACATGTTCCTGGCCGATATCGCCAAGCGCACCGGTCTCGACCCGTCGCGGATTACCCTGCATTCGCCGCTCTTGGGCGGGTTTTTCGGCCGGCATTTTCTGTATGACTCCGCCAGCCCTTACCCGCAGGCCATTGAGTTGGCCAAGGCGGTCGGACGCCCGGTGAAGTTGATCTGGAGCCGTGAAGAAGAGTTTCTGCGGGATGTGCTGCGTCCCGTGGCGGCGGTGAATTTCCGTGGGGCGCTGGACAGTGACGGCTGGCCGGTAGCGATTGAAGCGGTGAGTGCCACAGAGGGGCCGACCGAGGCTCTGGCCGGTAAACAGGGCGAGAAGCTCGACCCGACGGCGCTGGAGGGGTTGTCCGGTAAGTCGTATGCGATTCCCAACAAGCGCATCGCGCAGATTTATGTGAAGGGCCCGGTGATGCTGGGTTACTGGCGGTCGGTGGGTAACTCGCTGAATGACTTTTTCTATGAAGCCTTTCTGGATGAGTTGGCTGACAAGGGCGGCAAAGACCCGTTCGAGTTGCGCCTGCATCTGTTGCGGGATAACCCGCGGCTGACCACGCTGCTGAAGGCGGTGGGCGAGTTGTCGGGAGGCTGGAAACGTGGCCCGTTTGTCGCCGAAGACGGCAGCAAGCGCGCCCGTGGGGTGGCGATGGCGTCGCCGTTCGGCACGCAGACGGCGGTGATTGCCGAGGTGTCGATCGAGAACGGGCAGGTCAAGGTGCATGACATCTGGCAGGCAATCGACCCGGGCAGCATCGTCAACCCGGCGATTGTCGAGGCGCAGGTGAATGGGGCGGTGTCCTTGGGCTTGTCCCAGGTGCTGTTGGAAGAGGCGGTGTATGTGGACGGCTTGCCTCGGGCGCGTAACTACGATTTGTATCCAGTGCTGCCGCCTTCGCGGATGGCGCGGGTGCATGTGCGCGTGATCGAGAGCGGGGAAAAAATGGGTGGCATTGGCGAACCGCCGCTGCCAGCCGTGGCACCCGCCGTGGCCAACGCCGTGGCGACCTTGACGGGGCAGCGCATTCGCAGCATGCCGTTAAGCCGCTACTCCTTCACCTGA
- a CDS encoding c-type cytochrome codes for MNNRRFARTVGWLALPCLVAAGLLAWYVTREPVSPLGAEPVAADPALIARGEYVARLSDCVACHSVPNGAPFAGGLEMATPLGAIHATNVTPDPETGIGHYSLADFDRAVRQGVAPGGRRLYPAMPYPSYAKLSDDDVRALYAFFMKGVAPVRQANIESSIPWPLNMRWPIALWNGVFTDSKPYVAKAGKDELWNRGAYIVQGPGHCGSCHTPRGLAFNEKALDESGKPYLAGGLLDGWYAPSLRDDHNTGLGHWSEPEVVQFLKTGRNKHAVVYGSMTEAFNNSTQFMTDDDLAAIARYLRSLPGDEQRDGKAWQYQAVSAAERLDAPGAHTYVTRCASCHGLEGKGQPDWMPPLAGATSALAKENASAINITLNGSQRVVAANVADAYRMPAFREQLSDQEIAEVLTFVRGTWGNQGGAVDAKAVGKLREHTGPASSSPIILQMR; via the coding sequence ATGAACAACCGTCGATTCGCAAGAACCGTTGGCTGGCTGGCGCTGCCGTGCCTGGTCGCGGCAGGCCTGCTGGCCTGGTATGTCACCCGTGAGCCGGTTTCGCCGCTGGGCGCCGAGCCTGTCGCCGCAGACCCGGCGCTGATCGCCCGAGGCGAGTATGTCGCCCGGCTCAGCGACTGTGTGGCGTGCCACAGCGTGCCCAACGGCGCGCCTTTTGCCGGTGGGCTGGAAATGGCCACGCCGCTGGGGGCGATCCATGCCACTAACGTCACGCCGGACCCGGAAACGGGTATCGGCCACTACAGCCTCGCCGACTTCGACCGCGCGGTGCGCCAGGGTGTCGCGCCGGGTGGGCGGCGGCTGTATCCGGCGATGCCGTATCCGTCCTACGCCAAGCTCAGTGACGATGATGTGCGTGCCTTGTATGCGTTCTTCATGAAGGGCGTGGCGCCGGTGCGGCAGGCGAATATCGAGAGTTCGATCCCTTGGCCATTGAATATGCGTTGGCCCATCGCGCTGTGGAATGGCGTGTTTACCGACAGCAAGCCGTACGTAGCGAAGGCCGGGAAGGATGAACTGTGGAACCGCGGCGCCTACATCGTGCAGGGGCCGGGGCATTGCGGCAGTTGCCACACGCCACGGGGCCTGGCCTTTAACGAGAAGGCGCTGGATGAAAGCGGCAAGCCGTACCTGGCCGGTGGTTTGCTGGATGGCTGGTACGCACCGAGCCTGCGGGACGATCACAACACGGGCCTGGGGCACTGGAGCGAGCCGGAGGTGGTGCAGTTCCTGAAGACCGGTCGCAATAAGCATGCGGTGGTTTATGGGTCGATGACCGAGGCGTTCAACAACTCCACTCAGTTCATGACCGACGATGACCTGGCGGCGATTGCGCGCTATCTCAGGTCGTTGCCGGGTGACGAGCAGCGTGATGGTAAGGCCTGGCAGTATCAGGCAGTGTCGGCTGCGGAACGCCTGGATGCGCCGGGCGCCCATACCTATGTGACCCGTTGTGCTTCGTGCCATGGGTTGGAAGGCAAAGGGCAGCCGGACTGGATGCCGCCGCTGGCGGGTGCGACTTCGGCGTTGGCCAAGGAGAATGCCTCGGCGATCAACATCACCCTGAATGGCTCACAGCGGGTGGTAGCGGCGAATGTGGCGGATGCTTATCGCATGCCGGCGTTCAGGGAGCAGTTGTCGGATCAGGAGATTGCTGAAGTGCTGACGTTTGTGCGCGGTACTTGGGGCAATCAGGGCGGTGCGGTGGATGCGAAGGCGGTGGGCAAGTTGCGTGAGCACACGGGCCCGGCGAGCAGTAGCCCGATCATTCTGCAGATGCGCTGA
- the msrA gene encoding peptide-methionine (S)-S-oxide reductase MsrA codes for MSNQTETAILAGGCFWGMQDLLRRYPGVLQTRVGYTGGDVPNATYRNHGNHAEAIEIVFDPAVITYRQILEFFFQIHDPSTPNRQGNDLGPSYRSAIYYLSEQQRDVAEDTAADVDASGLWPGRVVTEIEPAGPFWEAEPEHQDYLERIPNGYTCHFIRPNWKLPKRG; via the coding sequence ATGAGCAACCAAACTGAAACCGCCATCCTCGCCGGCGGCTGCTTCTGGGGTATGCAAGACCTGTTGCGACGCTACCCCGGCGTGCTGCAAACGCGCGTCGGCTACACCGGCGGCGATGTGCCGAACGCCACCTACCGCAACCACGGTAACCATGCTGAAGCCATCGAGATTGTTTTCGACCCGGCGGTGATCACCTACCGGCAGATCCTCGAGTTCTTTTTCCAGATTCACGACCCGAGTACGCCTAACCGCCAGGGCAATGACCTTGGCCCCAGCTATCGTTCGGCGATTTACTACCTCAGCGAACAGCAACGCGACGTGGCGGAAGACACCGCCGCGGATGTGGATGCCTCGGGGTTATGGCCAGGCCGTGTCGTGACGGAAATCGAACCGGCGGGGCCGTTCTGGGAAGCGGAGCCGGAGCATCAGGATTACCTGGAGCGTATCCCCAACGGCTACACCTGCCACTTCATCCGCCCCAACTGGAAACTGCCGAAACGCGGTTAA